A portion of the Musa acuminata AAA Group cultivar baxijiao chromosome BXJ1-1, Cavendish_Baxijiao_AAA, whole genome shotgun sequence genome contains these proteins:
- the LOC135587717 gene encoding protein trichome birefringence-like 26 has translation MGKEVEPEAEPCIGFRDGVCKFLVILLGSSLIMALSYQRFLYSATADTSSSSSENAEILAMNASTGQCDLSSGEWIPDFRDPAYSNSTCSFMSPFQDCLTNGRPDTGYLHWRWKPHGCELPRIDAIKFLNRMRNKSLGFVGDSIFRNQMESLLCLLSEVEEAVLVSHDETFQTQTWHLPSHNVTVGLIWAPFLIKSTQAISKYHIQLYLDVLDNTWTSQYHKYDYVMLSGGQWFLKETIFWENNTVVGCHYCAGNNLRELGMDYSYRRTLRSVFDFVSSSDHKPLVVLRTWTPSHFEHGMWYSGGICNRTKPFKESEYTADPVGVVMRDVEEEGFQEGVRSGLRLRLLDTYHLSALRPDGHPGPYRRFHPDISKNPQNDCLHWCLPGIVDTWNDMLMEILMGEEELMSAL, from the exons ATGGGGAAGGAAGTCGAGCCTGAAGCAGAGCCATGCATTGGCTTCCGTGATGGTGTGTGCAAGTTCCTGGTTATTCTCTTGGGGTCTTCGCTCATCATGGCTTTGTCCTACCAACGGTTCTTGTACTCAGCTACAGCtgacacctcctcctcctcctccgagaaTGCTGAGATTCTGGCCATGAACGCTTCGACAG GACAATGTGATCTTTCTTCCGGAGAGTGGATCCCTGACTTTCGAGATCCAGCTTACAGCAACTCAACCTGCAGCTTCATGTCTCCTTTCCAAGACTGCTTGACGAACGGCCGGCCTGATACCGGCTATCTTCACTGGAGGTGGAAGCCACATGGCTGTGAGTTGCCTCGAATCGACGCAATCAAGTTCTTGAATCGTATGAGAAACAAATCCTTGGGATTTGTGGGTGATTCGATCTTCCGCAACCAGATGGAGTCATTGCTTTGCCTTCTCTCCGAG GTGGAAGAAGCTGTGCTGGTCTCCCATGACGAAACATTTCAGACTCAAACATGGCACCTGCCATCTCACAACGTCACAGTGGGGCTGATTTGGGCTCCTTTCCTGATCAAATCTACGCAAGCCATCTCCAAATACCACATCCAGCTTTATCTGGACGTCCTCGACAATACCTGGACGAGCCAATACCACAAGTACGACTACGTGATGCTTTCTGGTGGACAGTGGTTCCTCAAAGAAACCATATTCTGGGAGAACAACACAGTCGTCGGCTGCCACTACTGCGCCGGGAATAACCTGAGGGAACTCGGCATGGACTACTCTTATCGGAGAACACTCCGATCTGTGTTCGACTTCGTGAGCAGCTCAGACCACAAGCCCCTGGTGGTTCTCAGGACCTGGACTCCCTCCCACTTCGAGCACGGGATGTGGTACAGTGGGGGGATCTGCAACAGAACGAAGCCTTTCAAGGAGAGTGAGTACACTGCTGACCCAGTGGGTGTTGTGATGAGGGATGTGGAGGAGGAGGGGTTCCAGGAAGGGGTGAGGAGTGGGCTGAGGCTGAGACTGCTTGACACTTACCATCTCTCTGCTCTGAGGCCAGATGGGCATCCAGGACCCTACAGGAGATTCCACCCGGACATCAGCAAGAATCCACAGAACGACTGCCTTCACTGGTGCTTGCCTGGGATAGTTGATACCTGGAATGACATGCTCATGGAGATTCTGATGGGCGAGGAAGAACTGATGTCTGCTCTCTGA